The following nucleotide sequence is from Hirundo rustica isolate bHirRus1 chromosome 7, bHirRus1.pri.v3, whole genome shotgun sequence.
GGCTTCCACTTTGCCGGGGATGGCAAGCTTGCGGGCATCCTGACCCCCAATGATGGCAAGTGCCACTTGGAGGACAACATGTACAAAAGGAGCAATGAGTTTGTAAGTAGCTGGGGGCTGTTCAGCGAATCCAACACCCCCCACCTCACCCCCCCAGGCAGAAAAGGCAATGCCACATAAAACAGCCTGTTAAACATCACCTTAACCACCATAAGTTGTGCTGCCACACCCAAAATGTCTTCTCTTCTGCTGGTGGGGGAGGTTGTGCTGAGTGTGatatccctgtccccatccagGACTACCCGTCTGTTGGCCAGCTGGTCCAGACACTTGCTGAGAACAACATTCAGCCCATTTTTGCTGTCACCAGTAAGGTGGTGGATGTTTACAAGGTGAGAATATGTCAGATGGTCCAGGTGCCTCCATCCCCTTCCCAGGAGGACAGACCCAGCTGTGTGTGtcccctgctgctgtgtcctgctctgctgtcacGTGGTAGGAAGTGCTCACCTCTTTGCTCTCCACTGGCAGAAACTCAGTGAGATGATCCCAAAGTCGGCGGTGGGAGAGCTGAACGAGGACTCCAGCAACATCATTGAACTCATCCAAGTGGCCTACAATGTACGTGCTGGAGTTCCCACCTCTCCAATGACATCACCTGCATTTCCAGAACCACCCCAGGCAGCTGAGATCCCAACACGTGGTGCTCTCTGGCTCTTTTTTCCCGATCTGCAATCCCATACCCTCTTGGTTCGGTCTACTCTTGGACTGATGGCACTTTCTCCACCATTTTTCCAAAGAACCTCTCCTCACGGATCATCTTGGACCATTCCACCTTGCTGGACACTCTGGATGTCAAATACGACTCCAAATGCAAAAATGACCAGGTCTCCACGGATGAAGCGAGAGGCCAGTGCGACAATGTCAAGATCAATGATGAGGTATGCTCTCCTGTACCAGGAACACCCCACAGCTTGCACACTTTCTGTTGCCTATCCTGTTTAATGACAGGAACCCTGGTTGCTCTTCCAGGCTTTCTGTTTATATTAGTTTAATGCCAAGAGTGTCCAAAATGCTATGGGATGCGGGAGATCCTCCCTTGTTCTGGATGTGCATGTCCTCAGCCTAGGGCCGATACCACACTCTGATAGCTGGACATCTGGCCCTTCCCTGTCCTACTCTGCACTTTCTAGGTCACCTTCAAAGTGAAGGTCACAGCCAAGGTGTGCATCCCAAACTATTCCTTCACCATCCGGCCACTAGGCTTCACAGACACCCTCACTGTCCATGTGGCCAGCAACTGCAACTGCCACTGCAACGACCAGCCTGACCCAGACGCTTGCAGTGGGCAAGGCACCGTCGAATGCGGGATCTGCAGGTATGTGCTGTCCACCCAAAACACGATTTCAaatgctgccagggctggggaattGCTGGGAGAGGGATTTTGGGCCAAGCTCTGTAGctttgcacaattttttttgttcagaaagGTGGATTCGTGCATTCCCCTTGGAACTGTCCCCTGTGTTCACGGAGGCAGGGGACACAGTGAGCTGGCTCTTCTGTTAGTGGAGGTTATGCTGTTTTTCTAAGGGCCTCAATCCATCCAACTGTCCACCCATCCGTCCCAGTATCAAATCATCCACCGATCTACCCACTGAGCAGACACAGATTTCTGTGGAAATCTCTCAAAATCCcattccctggctgcagctcacaccattttttaaatgtaattattgCTTCATGGTCTCGCAGTGACAAGGGGAGGACAAGACTGGGTTTCCTCAGGAAATACTCACATCTCCTTGGCGAGGGCTTGGGAATTAGAAATATAACAATAATTTCTGGGCACTTATTTGGTGTTGTGAATACGACTggtggaaaagcaggatttctGAGGTTTGCTCCCAGTCAGCCACCCCTCCCCGGCACAGAGTTAGCACCAACATGCTGTCATTGGTTTTTGGTGAGGCTGTCCCAGATTGGCTCCACTTTTGCAGAGGTCCGGGCCCTGTGCATGCCCCACGGCCTCTGACCCAGTCttgctcctctcctctttcGGCAGCTGCAATCCGAGATACACGGGGAAGAACTGTGAGTGCGACACCAAAGGAAAGAGCAGCAAGGAGCTGGAGCGCAGCTGCCGGAGGGACAACAGCTCCATGGTCTGCTCGGGGCAGGGCGACTGCGTGTGCGGGCAGTGCATCTGCCACACCAGCGACGTGCCCGGCAAGTACATCTACGGCACCCACTGCCAGTGCGACAACATGAACTGCGAGTTCTTCAACGGCTCCCTCTGCGGCGGCCCAGGTGATGCGCCCGGGACAGCTTTTCTTAGAGGAATTAAACCCTGGGAGATGCAGCCCTGTTTGTGCCACATCCCCAGTGGGAGGGTTTGGGACTGCTGGGTCCCGTCACGCTGGGCTGTAGGACCTCCTTGAGCGTCCCAGGCAGGGTGGTGTGGTGGGAGCAGGGTGGGTGATGCTCTCCaagcaggggcagagggagggtgGCCCGGCTGCCTGCAGGATCTGAAAGGTATTTCCCCGCAGTACGCGGGCAATGCGACTGCGGGGAGTGCAAGTGCCAGCCTGGGTACGAGGGCAGCGCCTGCCAGTGCCAGCAGTCGACAGAgggctgcctcaacagcctcaAAAACGTGTGCAGCCTCCGCGGGACCTGCCACTGCAACCGCTGCCAGTGCTGGGGAGGGTACCAGCCCCCCTTCTGCCAGGAGTGCCCAGGCTGCCATTCAcactgcagcaggcacaggtgaGTGATATGCACAGAGAGGgcacggggacagcggggatccccaaaatcccagggaggcacaggcaggccctgcctgtgcttgggcagagcccagctgtaGCCAAAGCCAGGTGAGAGgcttcctgcccctgcagatGTGAGCTGCGGCTGCTTGTTTTGCAGCTCCTGTGTGGAGTGCAAGTTCTTCAAGAGTGGCCCCTTAGAGAAGAACTGCTCCCAGGCCTGTTCCAACATCCACCTGCCCACAAACTCAACAGTGGTGAGCAAAAATGATaggaaatgcagggaaaaggaTTCCCAGAACTGCTGGATGTCCTTCGTTATGGTCCAGGAGGATGGCTATGAGATTTACACCGTCATCGTTGATCCTGATAGAGgtatcccagccctgctcctcctgccctgccagaggCAGGCTGCCAACCCTGCCATGGCAGCCTCACTGCTTCACCAGGGGCCTGCAGCCTGACACCATCTGTCTGTCCCACAGAGTGCCCACAGCCTCCCAACGTCCCACTGATCGTGGGCAGCACCATCGCCGGCGTGTTCCTCATTGGCATTCTGATCCTGGTCATCTGGCGGTCCCTGATGGAGCTGCTTGACCGTCGGGAATTCCGCCGGTTCGAGAAGGAGAAGACCAAAGCCAAGTGGAATGATGTGAGAGAGCCTGTCTGTGCCAGTGGGGTGTTCTGGGGTGCTCAGAtctgctggggaggggacagcaggaggggaCGTCCTTTCCAGAGACAGCCAAGTAGGCCTGAACCCTCCCCCCTGCTCGTTTGTCAGCCCAGCTGGATTTTGCCATTTAGGGCCTAAATATCCTATGGACTCTTCTTCCAGCGCTGTCTGGGCTGTTGGCATTGGGATGGGTGGGACAGGTAATGCTCTGCTGGAAATCCAACACAGCCCAACACAAGTGTCTCACTTCTCTCCCTGCAGGCTGATAATCCCCTCTTCAAGAGTGCCACCACCACTGTCGTGAACCCCAGGTTCAACGAATGAGGCGATAcctggcagcactgggatgcACTGATAAATAAGGAAATGCCATGATAAGGAAAGCCCAAATTAAGGAAGCCTTAAACTAAGGCTCCCGCCCCTTCTTCTTTATCCTCATGGTTTCATCCCTTCTTCCAAGAGGCCCCCATCGTGTCAGGTGCTGGCTTAGGGACTGCACCCATGCCAGCCTCCTGACCCGCTGCTTGACGGTTGCGTTAGTGGAGCTGGTAGGGGAGAAGACCACAGGAAAATGCCGTGACTCCTGTCCCATCTCCTGGTGCTAACTTTGCTTTCTGGCCGGAGTCTGGGGCAGTGAGCCCCAAAGCCAACTGAGAGCACAGAGTGCTTCCAGCTTTGATTTTGAGCCGGGATTTCAAAACTGCCATCTCTtcttctgctccagcaggatctgtctccaggctgctccatgccttcccctgctgcactgGTCTCCACCACTGTGCAATGTTTTCCAGAGAACTCACTGCTGAGTTGGACATAAAGGGTCCAAACCACTgctccagaggctgcagtgaTATGATAGGTCCCAAGGGCTAGTGAGCACCTGTACCTTGTGttgaagagcagctggagaatgcGCACTGG
It contains:
- the ITGB2 gene encoding integrin beta-2; the encoded protein is MPHACCLQLPAVTWLLLLVTTAFATECPKIKVGTCKDCIQSGPGCAWCKKLNFTKAGEPDSIRCDTIEQLKQRGCPASEIEFPGNEIKRTQDRPLSNNIQLTPQEVHLKLRIGQPAEFEVKFRRAMGYPIDLYYLMDLSYSMLDDLEKVKKLGGELLRALESTTPYRRIGFGSFVDKTVLPFVNTHPEKLQNPCPNKDSKCQPPFAFKHILSLTDNAKQFESEVGKQSISGNLDAPEGGLDAMMQAAVCGDLIGWRNVTRLLVFATDDGFHFAGDGKLAGILTPNDGKCHLEDNMYKRSNEFDYPSVGQLVQTLAENNIQPIFAVTSKVVDVYKKLSEMIPKSAVGELNEDSSNIIELIQVAYNNLSSRIILDHSTLLDTLDVKYDSKCKNDQVSTDEARGQCDNVKINDEVTFKVKVTAKVCIPNYSFTIRPLGFTDTLTVHVASNCNCHCNDQPDPDACSGQGTVECGICSCNPRYTGKNCECDTKGKSSKELERSCRRDNSSMVCSGQGDCVCGQCICHTSDVPGKYIYGTHCQCDNMNCEFFNGSLCGGPVRGQCDCGECKCQPGYEGSACQCQQSTEGCLNSLKNVCSLRGTCHCNRCQCWGGYQPPFCQECPGCHSHCSRHSSCVECKFFKSGPLEKNCSQACSNIHLPTNSTVVSKNDRKCREKDSQNCWMSFVMVQEDGYEIYTVIVDPDRECPQPPNVPLIVGSTIAGVFLIGILILVIWRSLMELLDRREFRRFEKEKTKAKWNDADNPLFKSATTTVVNPRFNE